The Candidatus Cybelea sp. genome has a window encoding:
- a CDS encoding inner membrane CreD family protein has translation MFKRLAATVFIFCSAAVAWMILGATLVARTSDSDSSQRQKLTAQWGSAQTQLAPQVSARVAVDTYNKDKRRVERGYESLGVPLNGSLVDVNLHLEQRRDGLLWYNLYAVGFNARYRIRNVTTSRELSVHFPFPSTDGTYANFYCTIGGRRVSNPSALDQGYVAFDLAPGAETTMNVGYTSRGMGTWVYRFGNDVAAVNGFTLTMTTDFGAIDFPPQTLLPDPPEERAGKGWRLHWHYATLVTGNGVGMAFPYPLQPGPLAQRITFWAPVALFFYFFVMLVITTLRGIDLHPVNYFFLAASFFAFHLLFAYLVDRIAIEAAFVICSAVTLFLTISYLRLVVGWRFAAIESGLAQLVYLILFSYALFNEGWSGLTITIGAIVTLFVVMQLTGRIRWSER, from the coding sequence ATGTTCAAACGCCTGGCCGCCACCGTTTTCATCTTCTGCTCGGCCGCCGTTGCCTGGATGATTCTCGGCGCAACCCTCGTCGCGCGCACATCGGACTCCGATTCGAGCCAGCGACAGAAGCTGACCGCACAGTGGGGAAGCGCGCAAACGCAGCTCGCACCGCAAGTAAGTGCGCGGGTCGCGGTCGACACCTACAACAAAGATAAGCGACGCGTCGAGCGCGGCTACGAAAGCCTCGGGGTGCCGTTGAACGGCAGCCTCGTCGACGTCAACCTGCACCTCGAGCAGCGTCGCGACGGGCTGCTCTGGTACAACCTTTACGCCGTGGGCTTCAACGCCCGCTACCGGATCCGCAACGTAACGACGAGCCGCGAGCTCTCGGTCCACTTTCCCTTCCCTTCGACCGACGGCACCTACGCCAACTTTTACTGCACGATCGGCGGCCGGCGCGTGAGCAATCCCAGCGCGCTCGATCAAGGGTACGTTGCGTTCGACCTCGCCCCCGGAGCCGAAACGACGATGAACGTCGGCTACACGTCGCGAGGCATGGGAACGTGGGTGTACCGATTCGGAAACGACGTTGCTGCGGTCAACGGCTTCACGCTCACGATGACGACGGACTTCGGTGCGATCGATTTTCCGCCGCAGACGCTGCTTCCCGATCCGCCGGAGGAGCGCGCCGGCAAAGGGTGGCGTCTCCATTGGCACTACGCGACGCTGGTAACGGGCAACGGCGTCGGCATGGCGTTTCCCTATCCGCTTCAGCCCGGGCCTCTCGCCCAGCGAATTACCTTTTGGGCTCCCGTCGCGCTCTTCTTCTACTTCTTCGTCATGCTCGTCATCACGACGCTGCGCGGCATCGATCTGCATCCGGTGAACTATTTCTTTCTCGCAGCGTCGTTCTTCGCATTCCATTTGCTCTTCGCGTACCTCGTCGACCGCATTGCGATCGAGGCGGCCTTCGTCATCTGCTCCGCCGTCACGCTCTTCCTGACGATCTCGTATCTGCGGCTCGTCGTCGGCTGGCGCTTTGCCGCGATCGAGAGCGGCCTCGCGCAGCTCGTCTACCTGATCCTCTTTTCGTATGCGCTTTTTAACGAGGGCTGGAGCGGGCTTACGATCACGATCGGAGCGATCGTCACCCTCTTCGTCGTCATGCAGCTAACCGGCCGGATTCGCTGGAGCGAGCGCTAG
- a CDS encoding DUF5069 domain-containing protein, which translates to MKPLDLTVRAPRSCYAELDGLMLLPRTIDKLRATLPGGDPGLYFINRKIMGISGYLLERLGVTEEELRDAVRDCASEEDVARWLRERTDATAYSAINQTLRRIRPKHAQDEAYFRSEYAQTLAQHPELEFIVDIIEADDRRLFSP; encoded by the coding sequence TTGAAACCACTCGATTTAACGGTTCGAGCTCCACGCAGCTGTTACGCGGAGCTCGACGGTCTGATGTTGCTGCCGCGGACCATCGACAAACTCCGCGCGACGCTGCCGGGCGGCGACCCGGGCCTCTATTTCATCAACCGAAAGATCATGGGAATTTCAGGGTATCTGCTCGAGCGGCTCGGGGTCACTGAAGAAGAGCTACGCGATGCCGTACGCGACTGCGCAAGCGAAGAGGACGTGGCGCGCTGGCTGCGCGAGCGGACGGACGCCACGGCCTATTCCGCCATCAATCAGACGCTACGCCGCATCAGGCCCAAGCACGCACAGGACGAGGCATATTTTCGGAGCGAGTATGCCCAGACGCTCGCGCAGCATCCGGAGCTGGAGTTCATCGTCGATATCATCGAGGCGGACGATCGGCGGCTTTTTTCGCCGTAA
- a CDS encoding amidohydrolase — translation MQRPRFLRSLFALFGAPWLSAARADAQNAPADLIVTGATIHSVDDANASPEAFAVRGGRFVLVGSIAAVTKLRGAQTRVLELSGKTVLPGLIDAHLHLTQLGLSLHELPLFGVRSFEELIRATVAFAGASPDRWIVGDGWDQNLWAGEAFPTHEALSAALPDRPVALERVDGHALFVNAAAMRLAGVTKATPDPPGGRIVRDGAGNPTGVFIDNAASLVSAVIPPPSEVQLRRAALSGAAECHRWGVTAIGEARTSAADLGLYRELASTGALRLRNYTRVEDDPELISTVLSEGPVSGAYDGQLWVRGIKLFADGALGSRGAALLAPYDDDPGNVGLLRTTQAHIEEVSERALRGGFQMSVHAIGDRGNRVVLDAYESALRKVPAEGHRFRVEHAQVLAAADIPRFKELQLIASMQATHQTSDMAWARERLGAARLEGAYAWRSMLDTGTIVANGTDAPVERVNTLRTFHASITRQDEANEPPGGWYPQQRMTRGEALKSMTIWAAYANFQEDVIGSITAGKYADFVVMDRDWMAVPPEQIMQTAILATYFGGKVVYAAS, via the coding sequence GTGCAGAGGCCCAGGTTCCTTCGTTCGCTGTTCGCGCTCTTCGGCGCGCCCTGGCTTTCAGCCGCTCGGGCCGATGCCCAGAACGCGCCGGCCGATCTGATCGTCACCGGCGCGACGATTCACAGCGTCGACGACGCCAACGCTTCGCCCGAGGCCTTCGCCGTGCGTGGCGGCCGCTTCGTTCTGGTCGGCAGCATCGCCGCGGTCACGAAGCTGCGAGGAGCACAGACCCGCGTGCTCGAGCTTTCCGGAAAGACGGTGCTGCCGGGACTGATCGACGCGCATCTTCACCTCACGCAGCTCGGGCTTTCACTGCACGAGCTGCCGCTCTTCGGCGTGCGTTCGTTCGAGGAGTTGATCCGCGCGACGGTCGCCTTTGCCGGAGCCTCGCCCGATCGCTGGATCGTCGGCGACGGCTGGGATCAGAACCTTTGGGCCGGCGAGGCATTCCCCACGCATGAAGCACTCAGCGCCGCGCTGCCGGACCGGCCGGTCGCGCTCGAGCGCGTCGACGGTCACGCGCTCTTCGTCAACGCTGCGGCGATGCGGTTGGCCGGGGTGACGAAAGCGACGCCCGATCCGCCCGGCGGCCGCATCGTGCGCGACGGGGCCGGCAATCCAACCGGCGTCTTCATCGATAACGCGGCCTCGCTCGTCTCTGCGGTCATCCCGCCTCCTTCGGAGGTGCAACTGCGCCGCGCCGCGCTCTCGGGTGCTGCGGAGTGCCATCGCTGGGGCGTCACCGCGATCGGTGAAGCGCGCACGAGCGCGGCCGACCTTGGGCTCTACCGCGAGCTCGCGTCGACGGGCGCGCTGCGTCTGCGCAACTACACGCGCGTCGAGGACGACCCCGAGTTGATCTCAACGGTCTTGAGCGAAGGCCCCGTTTCCGGCGCGTACGACGGGCAGCTTTGGGTACGCGGCATCAAGCTCTTCGCCGACGGCGCGTTGGGCTCGCGCGGTGCGGCGCTGCTCGCGCCCTACGATGACGATCCCGGCAACGTGGGACTGCTGCGAACGACGCAGGCGCACATCGAAGAAGTCTCCGAGCGCGCGCTGCGGGGCGGCTTTCAGATGAGCGTTCACGCGATCGGCGATCGAGGAAACCGCGTGGTCCTCGATGCCTACGAGTCGGCGCTGCGTAAAGTGCCCGCCGAGGGTCACCGGTTTCGCGTCGAGCACGCGCAAGTGCTCGCCGCCGCCGATATTCCGCGCTTTAAAGAACTGCAGCTCATCGCTTCGATGCAGGCGACGCACCAGACAAGCGATATGGCTTGGGCGCGCGAGCGGTTAGGGGCGGCGCGCCTCGAAGGCGCGTATGCGTGGCGTTCGATGCTCGATACCGGCACGATCGTCGCCAACGGCACCGATGCACCCGTCGAACGCGTCAATACGCTGCGGACGTTCCACGCCTCGATCACCCGCCAGGACGAAGCGAACGAGCCGCCCGGGGGCTGGTATCCGCAGCAGCGGATGACGCGCGGCGAAGCGCTCAAGTCGATGACGATCTGGGCGGCTTACGCGAACTTTCAGGAGGACGTCATTGGCTCGATAACGGCCGGCAAGTACGCCGATTTCGTGGTGATGGATCGCGACTGGATGGCCGTGCCGCCCGAGCAGATTATGCAGACGGCCATCCTCGCGACGTATTTTGGCGGGAAGGTGGTCTATGCGGCCTCGTAG
- a CDS encoding S9 family peptidase: MRLAVLLLALILYPLAVSAAPVAPEDLFKFTFLSSPAISPDGAHVLVEASRMNGPKDTYDRTIELVDVSTGKLSPNVTKHVGDGDFAWMPDSRSFVFVRRVEKKKPQLYRYALAGGKIVALTDIKQGVASPVVSHRGDRIALAVSDTDPAPAAQIDFAKAGFTPKDSQKKSDVRFIDQLFFQANGQGYVYDTHTHIWIVDADGSHPKQLTSGKYSEGFDAWSPDDGTILFDSLRYESVDSGPNDVYTIPSTGGTMEKVASPLPANFGVTFGSDGSRVYYLSNDVKDSAELPALVSANRDGSDRRVIVEKNTVSWGDSLLADMKEGGGLCLSPLPGAKLALLNVDGPGYSNLRMLDLASGALANVTAPKGEAWGCTVSHDGSRVAYLYSDFLHPADLYVAPTGGGTPRQITEVNRGYLASVTLSTPQEFSAQDPSGSAVQAWFMPATTGSPGEKHPTLLDIHGGPETQFGDTFFQEFQLYAAMGYNVVFCDPAGSTGHGYAFEESLEKNYGDAMFADTQAVMDAAVRRPEVDASRLAVLGGSYGGYATLWVVSHTDRYKAAVAERVVSNMQSENLAADFAGKNGLAGGYYTMGPAWDPASTLYAKFSPLTYVANVHTPLMILHSEDDTRTPIDQTLQEFTSLKILGRTVQYVAVPDENHDLSRTGAPIHRVERLHLILDWLKKYI, encoded by the coding sequence ATGCGCCTGGCCGTTTTGCTCCTCGCTCTGATCCTCTATCCCCTGGCCGTTTCGGCCGCGCCGGTGGCGCCTGAGGATCTCTTCAAATTCACGTTTTTGAGTTCGCCCGCGATCTCGCCCGACGGCGCCCACGTGCTCGTCGAAGCCTCGCGGATGAACGGACCGAAAGACACATACGATCGCACGATCGAGCTCGTCGACGTGTCGACGGGCAAGCTTTCGCCCAACGTCACCAAGCACGTGGGAGACGGCGATTTTGCTTGGATGCCGGATAGCCGAAGCTTCGTCTTCGTGCGCCGCGTCGAGAAGAAGAAACCGCAGCTCTATCGCTACGCGCTTGCCGGCGGAAAAATCGTCGCGCTCACCGACATCAAGCAGGGTGTAGCGAGTCCGGTCGTTTCGCACCGCGGCGACCGCATCGCGCTGGCCGTCAGCGACACCGATCCCGCGCCCGCCGCGCAGATCGACTTTGCCAAGGCCGGGTTTACGCCGAAGGACTCTCAGAAGAAGAGCGACGTCCGCTTTATCGATCAGCTCTTTTTCCAAGCCAACGGCCAAGGATATGTCTACGATACGCATACGCACATTTGGATCGTCGACGCCGACGGTTCCCATCCCAAACAGTTGACGTCGGGCAAGTACTCGGAAGGCTTCGACGCGTGGTCGCCGGACGACGGCACGATTCTCTTCGACTCATTGCGTTACGAGTCGGTCGACAGCGGGCCAAACGACGTCTATACGATCCCGTCGACCGGCGGCACGATGGAGAAAGTCGCCTCTCCGCTGCCCGCAAACTTCGGCGTTACTTTTGGGAGCGACGGCAGCCGCGTATACTACCTGAGCAACGACGTCAAAGACTCCGCCGAGCTTCCGGCCTTGGTCTCGGCGAATCGCGACGGCTCCGATCGCCGGGTCATCGTCGAAAAGAACACGGTTTCGTGGGGAGATTCGCTGCTCGCCGACATGAAGGAGGGCGGGGGACTCTGCCTCTCACCGCTTCCCGGCGCTAAGCTCGCGCTGCTCAACGTCGACGGTCCCGGCTATTCGAACCTGCGCATGCTGGATCTCGCGAGCGGGGCGCTGGCCAACGTCACGGCGCCCAAGGGTGAAGCGTGGGGCTGCACCGTCTCCCACGACGGAAGCCGCGTAGCCTATCTCTACAGCGATTTTTTGCACCCCGCGGACCTGTACGTGGCCCCGACAGGCGGCGGGACGCCGCGGCAGATCACCGAGGTAAATCGCGGATACCTCGCCTCGGTTACGCTTTCGACGCCGCAGGAGTTCAGCGCGCAAGATCCCTCCGGCTCTGCGGTACAAGCGTGGTTTATGCCGGCGACGACCGGTTCTCCCGGCGAGAAGCATCCGACGCTGCTCGACATTCACGGCGGCCCGGAGACCCAGTTCGGCGACACGTTCTTCCAAGAGTTCCAGCTCTACGCCGCGATGGGATATAACGTCGTGTTCTGCGACCCGGCCGGCAGCACGGGGCATGGCTACGCCTTCGAAGAGTCGCTCGAAAAGAATTACGGCGACGCGATGTTTGCCGACACTCAAGCCGTAATGGATGCGGCGGTGCGCAGGCCGGAGGTCGATGCTTCGCGCCTCGCCGTGCTCGGCGGTTCCTACGGCGGATACGCGACGCTGTGGGTCGTTTCGCACACCGACCGCTACAAAGCCGCCGTCGCCGAACGGGTTGTCAGCAACATGCAGAGCGAGAATCTCGCCGCGGACTTCGCCGGCAAGAACGGCTTGGCCGGCGGCTACTACACGATGGGGCCGGCGTGGGATCCCGCCAGCACGCTCTATGCGAAGTTCTCACCGTTGACCTACGTCGCAAACGTGCATACGCCGCTGATGATCCTGCACTCAGAAGACGATACGCGAACCCCGATCGACCAGACGCTGCAGGAGTTCACCTCGCTGAAGATCCTCGGGCGAACGGTCCAGTATGTTGCCGTGCCGGATGAGAACCACGACCTCTCGCGCACCGGCGCGCCCATCCACAGAGTCGAACGTCTGCACCTCATCCTCGACTGGCTCAAGAAATATATCTAA
- a CDS encoding CADD family putative folate metabolism protein codes for MQTIESLTFKEQVQRAIERRHLLTHPFYVAWTKGELSREQLRQYAAQYFYHVLAEPAYLSNVHSNTPHFASDGTPDLAARQAILANLIDEEFGPKNHPALWKRFAASLGLSDAQLAATQPLPATQQLIDTFTEICRNRPYYAGLAALHAFESQVPAIAAVKIEGLRRFYGFDDPAGFEFFSVHEAADVEHAAAEWALIERAADSPEKRAEVLAATNDACEALWGFLSGAYEAA; via the coding sequence ATGCAAACCATTGAATCGCTGACTTTCAAGGAGCAGGTACAGCGCGCCATCGAGCGGCGCCATCTGCTCACGCACCCGTTCTACGTTGCCTGGACGAAGGGCGAACTCTCGCGCGAGCAGTTGCGGCAGTATGCGGCTCAATACTTTTACCACGTGCTCGCGGAGCCGGCCTATCTGAGCAACGTCCACTCGAACACCCCGCACTTCGCTTCGGATGGAACGCCCGATCTAGCCGCGCGTCAGGCCATTCTGGCAAATCTGATCGACGAAGAGTTCGGCCCGAAGAATCATCCGGCGCTCTGGAAGCGTTTTGCAGCGTCGCTGGGCCTCTCCGACGCGCAGCTCGCCGCCACGCAGCCGCTGCCGGCGACCCAACAGCTCATCGACACCTTCACCGAGATCTGCCGCAACCGCCCGTACTACGCGGGCTTGGCCGCGCTGCACGCCTTCGAATCGCAAGTGCCGGCGATCGCCGCGGTCAAGATCGAGGGGCTGAGAAGATTCTACGGCTTCGACGATCCGGCCGGCTTCGAGTTCTTCAGCGTGCACGAAGCGGCCGACGTCGAGCACGCGGCTGCGGAGTGGGCGCTGATCGAGCGCGCTGCAGACTCACCCGAAAAACGCGCTGAGGTACTCGCAGCGACCAACGACGCCTGCGAGGCGCTCTGGGGCTTCCTCAGCGGCGCCTACGAGGCCGCATAG
- a CDS encoding carbonic anhydrase has product MNQPGSGGRFRVDRAAFLTGTLAAIGAGFCDTAALAQPPSTSTVPPKLLLERLMAGNKHFVSNDFPPLSKVAEKRELLVEGQAPFASILTCADSRVVPNFVFVQGLGDLFVTRVAGNFPDDLVTGSIEYAQEHLGTHLIMVLGHQNCGAIKAVYSAIESNATLPPHLTTIQRLIAPGIADVVKRKGSIDDAISANVSAAVAKLKNSPPVISKGVGDGSVLLVGGVYRLGTGEVKLVS; this is encoded by the coding sequence GTGAATCAACCCGGATCGGGCGGTCGATTTCGCGTGGACCGTGCGGCCTTTCTTACCGGTACCCTTGCGGCGATCGGCGCGGGATTCTGCGACACGGCGGCTCTCGCCCAACCACCCTCGACCTCGACCGTGCCCCCGAAGCTGCTACTCGAACGGCTGATGGCCGGAAATAAGCATTTCGTGAGCAACGATTTCCCGCCGCTGAGCAAGGTCGCCGAAAAACGCGAACTGCTGGTCGAAGGCCAGGCGCCGTTTGCCTCGATCCTCACCTGCGCGGACTCGCGCGTCGTTCCGAACTTCGTTTTCGTCCAGGGGCTCGGCGATCTGTTCGTGACCCGCGTTGCCGGCAACTTCCCCGACGATCTCGTCACCGGTTCGATCGAGTACGCACAGGAGCACCTCGGAACGCACCTGATCATGGTGCTCGGACATCAAAACTGCGGTGCGATCAAGGCCGTTTACTCGGCAATCGAGAGCAACGCGACCCTCCCACCGCACCTAACGACAATTCAACGGCTCATCGCGCCCGGCATCGCCGACGTCGTGAAGCGCAAAGGCAGCATCGACGACGCCATCTCCGCCAACGTAAGCGCCGCCGTCGCCAAACTCAAGAATAGTCCGCCCGTCATATCCAAGGGCGTCGGCGACGGCAGCGTGCTCCTCGTCGGCGGCGTGTATCGTCTCGGCACGGGTGAGGTAAAGCTGGTCTCCTAA
- a CDS encoding AraC family transcriptional regulator, whose protein sequence is MDARSEQRYWLDRPLEVLSRVTSADRGWAGFSASLIRVAGGTSRPVTLARHNVTMLVGRPLRTVARCDETMDTRLQRPGEFDILPERSSVEWVDQGSSLFLAVGLQHDLIATTAIEMGLDPDRVGFIPQLTCRDPQIEHLLWALKAELESQAPHGRIYADSLGIALASQLLRRWSRASRERLAGGLPDRELKRVLSYIHEQLGAELTVATIAQVAGVSSSHLNVRFKQSMGTSVHQYVLRKRVERAAELLARTQLSICDIALQSGFANQSHMALLMRRFIGVTPGRLRAAR, encoded by the coding sequence ATGGACGCGCGATCGGAACAACGTTATTGGCTCGATCGGCCGCTCGAGGTTCTCTCGCGCGTCACCAGCGCCGATCGTGGTTGGGCGGGCTTCTCCGCCTCGCTCATCCGCGTCGCCGGCGGCACGAGCCGGCCGGTGACCCTCGCGCGCCATAACGTCACGATGCTCGTCGGCCGGCCGTTGCGGACCGTCGCCCGTTGCGACGAAACGATGGACACGCGCCTGCAGCGTCCTGGAGAGTTCGACATCTTACCGGAGCGCTCGTCGGTCGAATGGGTCGATCAAGGAAGCTCGCTCTTTCTCGCCGTCGGCCTGCAGCACGACCTCATTGCGACAACCGCGATCGAAATGGGGCTCGATCCCGATCGTGTTGGATTTATCCCGCAGCTGACGTGCCGGGATCCGCAGATCGAGCATCTGCTCTGGGCGCTCAAGGCCGAGTTGGAGTCGCAGGCGCCGCACGGGCGCATTTACGCCGATAGCCTCGGCATCGCGCTTGCCTCGCAGCTGCTGCGCCGCTGGAGCCGCGCGTCGCGCGAGCGCCTCGCCGGCGGCTTGCCCGATCGCGAGCTCAAACGCGTGCTTTCCTACATTCACGAGCAGCTCGGTGCGGAGCTGACGGTAGCGACGATCGCGCAAGTTGCGGGCGTCAGCTCATCTCACCTCAACGTGCGCTTCAAGCAGTCGATGGGAACCTCCGTGCACCAGTACGTTTTGCGCAAGCGCGTCGAGCGCGCTGCAGAGCTGCTCGCGCGCACGCAGCTCTCGATCTGCGACATCGCGCTGCAGTCCGGTTTTGCCAATCAAAGCCACATGGCGCTGCTGATGCGCCGGTTCATCGGTGTGACGCCGGGGAGGCTGCGCGCCGCGCGCTAG
- a CDS encoding DUF5069 domain-containing protein — protein MTPLDLRKAPPRGVREKLLGFYFLARTIDKLRAELPGGSLGAYLNHDTGFSAWVIRRLGLDMDELRTVVAGAPDEAAVARWLATRVDPSTASALNAKLEGFVVERMSPENQALVRGRHPVMAARPDLSKILDVIEADDQQAFS, from the coding sequence ATGACGCCGCTCGATCTGCGAAAAGCGCCGCCGCGCGGTGTGCGCGAAAAGCTGCTCGGCTTTTACTTTCTTGCGCGAACGATCGATAAGCTGCGCGCCGAACTTCCCGGCGGAAGCCTTGGCGCCTACCTCAATCACGACACCGGATTCAGCGCCTGGGTCATTCGCCGTCTTGGGCTCGATATGGACGAGCTCAGAACGGTCGTTGCCGGCGCACCCGACGAAGCGGCGGTCGCGCGGTGGCTGGCGACGCGCGTCGATCCGAGCACGGCCTCCGCGCTCAACGCTAAACTCGAGGGCTTCGTCGTCGAGCGGATGTCACCCGAGAATCAGGCGCTGGTTCGAGGCCGTCATCCGGTGATGGCGGCGCGCCCCGACCTATCGAAGATTCTCGACGTTATCGAGGCCGATGACCAGCAAGCGTTTTCGTAG
- a CDS encoding cyanophycinase yields the protein MISKAIRGATLTASLAAAACGAPVPLPLQPLAPAVIREPGRPCRPIFYKPRGALKPQREPLHGPGLVLGGGGLDVKGEFVWIQDTIAGAGTKRAGDLVVLRATGNNDYDRYIYRIAPYRSVRTLLIPTCSDAQTLRAAAAIVERSGAVWFAGGNQADYVIWKHTPIQQAVEHVYAWGGVVGGTSAGEAILGQYVFDAVAEGDRNTRTENAVRHPWERIISFTYGFFRFPALRHVITDQHFVTRNRFGRTAVFMARQIADGRLAPSADVLGVGVDEAAGIVVDKRGIGTLLLQGTGGSAFLIRGGPAKQIVPGLPFISGRLVVTKLSRQGDSFDFNSWCGREPTYEVRVDGSQREGAIYTPHDPYKPPKTSRIPKC from the coding sequence GTGATAAGCAAAGCGATCCGCGGCGCGACGCTAACGGCAAGCCTAGCTGCCGCTGCCTGTGGTGCGCCGGTTCCGCTGCCGTTGCAGCCGCTCGCCCCGGCAGTGATCCGCGAGCCGGGGCGTCCGTGCCGACCGATTTTCTACAAGCCGCGCGGCGCCCTGAAGCCGCAGCGCGAGCCGCTGCACGGGCCGGGGCTCGTCTTGGGCGGCGGCGGGCTCGACGTCAAGGGCGAGTTCGTTTGGATTCAGGATACGATCGCGGGCGCCGGGACCAAACGCGCCGGCGACCTCGTCGTCCTGCGGGCGACGGGTAATAACGACTACGACCGCTACATCTACCGGATCGCGCCGTACCGTTCCGTGCGAACGCTGCTGATCCCGACGTGTTCGGACGCGCAGACGCTGCGCGCCGCTGCGGCGATCGTCGAGCGATCGGGAGCCGTTTGGTTCGCCGGCGGCAATCAAGCCGACTACGTCATTTGGAAGCACACGCCGATCCAGCAAGCCGTCGAGCACGTTTATGCGTGGGGCGGGGTCGTCGGGGGCACGAGCGCTGGTGAAGCGATTCTCGGCCAGTACGTCTTCGACGCGGTCGCGGAAGGAGACCGGAACACGAGGACCGAGAACGCCGTGCGCCATCCGTGGGAGCGCATTATCAGCTTCACCTACGGTTTCTTCCGCTTTCCGGCGTTGCGGCACGTCATCACCGATCAGCACTTCGTAACGCGCAATCGCTTCGGACGCACCGCGGTCTTCATGGCGCGCCAGATCGCCGACGGAAGGCTTGCGCCGTCCGCGGACGTCCTCGGCGTCGGCGTCGACGAAGCCGCGGGCATCGTGGTCGACAAACGCGGCATCGGAACGCTCCTCTTGCAAGGCACGGGTGGATCCGCGTTCCTGATTCGCGGCGGCCCCGCAAAGCAAATCGTCCCCGGGCTGCCGTTCATCTCCGGGCGACTCGTCGTCACGAAGCTGAGCCGTCAAGGCGACTCCTTCGATTTCAACTCCTGGTGCGGGCGCGAGCCGACCTACGAGGTTCGCGTCGACGGTTCGCAGCGCGAGGGCGCGATCTACACGCCGCACGATCCCTACAAGCCGCCGAAGACGAGCCGCATTCCGAAATGCTAG
- a CDS encoding DUF6582 domain-containing protein — protein sequence MRATWKPHEKHGRLTMRSDLPASVFAFPKQRKEPMTDARHVRNAVARFDQVTDASAEDRELAFANIKKAARHYGVDLGEGSWQELGVHPQPDRAASARKGSATRKRTGSAKKAAKKAVATKRRTGTLRTAARKAAATRKKRKSG from the coding sequence ATGAGAGCTACCTGGAAACCTCACGAAAAACACGGCCGGCTTACGATGCGCAGCGACCTGCCGGCCAGCGTCTTCGCGTTCCCCAAGCAGCGCAAAGAACCGATGACCGACGCCCGGCACGTCCGCAACGCGGTCGCGCGCTTCGACCAGGTCACCGACGCCTCCGCGGAAGACCGCGAACTCGCGTTTGCCAATATCAAAAAAGCGGCCAGGCACTACGGGGTCGACCTGGGCGAAGGCTCGTGGCAAGAGCTCGGCGTGCATCCTCAGCCCGACCGCGCGGCAAGCGCGCGTAAGGGATCGGCAACACGCAAGCGCACGGGGAGTGCCAAGAAGGCCGCAAAGAAGGCGGTGGCGACGAAGCGTCGCACGGGGACGCTGCGCACGGCCGCACGTAAGGCCGCGGCGACCCGCAAGAAACGAAAGTCAGGCTAG
- a CDS encoding DUF488 family protein: MIEIKLKRAYDEPAAGDGFRILVDRLWPRGISKERLQLDAWAKDLAPSTELRKWFAHDPARWAEFAKRYRAELRQSKAGDAVDALLASAKRTKTITLLFGARDREDNEAVVLQRLFARRAGLTAKKAADRPPR; encoded by the coding sequence ATGATTGAAATCAAGCTCAAACGCGCGTACGACGAGCCGGCCGCCGGCGACGGATTTCGCATCCTCGTCGACCGGCTGTGGCCGCGCGGTATCAGTAAAGAACGCCTGCAGCTGGATGCCTGGGCGAAGGATCTGGCACCGAGCACGGAGCTTCGCAAGTGGTTCGCGCACGATCCCGCGCGGTGGGCAGAGTTCGCCAAGCGCTATCGGGCCGAGCTGAGGCAATCCAAGGCCGGCGATGCCGTTGACGCCTTGCTCGCATCGGCCAAGCGCACGAAGACGATCACGCTGCTCTTCGGCGCGAGAGACCGCGAGGACAACGAGGCCGTCGTTTTGCAGCGCCTCTTCGCGCGACGAGCCGGCCTTACGGCGAAAAAAGCCGCCGATCGTCCGCCTCGATGA